A window from Balearica regulorum gibbericeps isolate bBalReg1 chromosome 1, bBalReg1.pri, whole genome shotgun sequence encodes these proteins:
- the ADCK2 gene encoding putative aarF domain-containing protein kinase 2 — protein MVAGGAVRLLPFPRPFPLLGRAAGTRGSLSGWATAGRGGLRAGRLVAVALAVPAGAGWKERPGQRGPVWVGERGPERSPRGLLRRFGLVLRLGLRACGLLLRFGPLLLLYPLSRLWPGLGALWLRLLRRAAEAAGPTCVKLGQWASTRRDLFSEAFCDEFSKLHVEVSPHPWGHTDELLRKAFGEDWTGILKFQSREPVGSGCVAQVYKAYADLTAISGSQAKELARCSELRSTFEAWEVSGFRGFLRWLRRRKSEDKRSREELSPADCFQGSPVSGMPLMEQMAKPLLNANPSSARHLTPVAIKVLHPGLVHQVQMDLFLMKMGSHIIGLIPGFKWLSLTEIVEEFEKLMIQQIDLRYEARNLERFRQNFLDVDFVKFPSPLRPLVTTDVLVETFEESEPISHYLHAEIATELRQRLAKMGMDMLLKMVFVDNFVHADLHPGNILVQGTAHVSTSCKEQTAIVDLCDTLVVEVQPPVRRLCLVLLDAGIVAELQSADMQNFRAVFTAVVQGQGERVAELILHHARANQCQDIERFKAEMAELVTKVRGNTIALGKLQVANLLSNVFKLLMTHKVKLESNFASIIFAIMVLEGLGRSLDPELDILEAAKPLLIKTAASVLE, from the exons ATGGTGGCGGGCGGTGCTGTGCGGCTGCTGCCGTTCCCGcgtcccttccctctccttggGCGGGCTGCCGGGACGAGGGGGTCGCTGTCTGGTTGGGCGACCGCGGGGCGCGGCGGGCTGCGTGCCGGGCGCTTGGTCGCGGTGGCCTTGGCGGTGCCCGCTGGGGCCGGCTGGAAGGAGAGGCCGGGACAGCGGGGGCCGGTGTGGGTAGGGGAGCGCGGTCCAGAGCGGTCgccccgggggctgctgcgACGCTTTGGTCTGGTGCTCCGGTTGGGTCTGCGGGCTTGCGGGTTGTTGCTGCGTTTCGgccccctgctgctgctttacccGCTGAGCCGCTTGTGGCCCGGCCTGGGCGCCCTGTGGCTGCGGCTGCTGCGGAGGGCGGCCGAGGCTGCCGGCCCCACCTGCGTCAAGCTGGGCCAGTGGGCCAGTACCCGGAGGGACCTCTTCTCTGAGGCCTTCTGTGATGAGTTTTCCAAGCTGCACGTTGAGGTGAGCCCACACCCGTGGGGCCACACTGATGAGCTCCTAAGGAAGGCCTTTGGTGAGGACTGGACGGGCATCCTCAAGTTCCAGAGCCGGGAACCTGTTGGCTCAGGCTGTGTCGCCCAGGTGTATAAAGCCTATGCTGACCTCACTGCTATCTCCGGCTCCCAAGCCAAGGAGCTAGCACGATGCTCAGAGTTAAGATCCACTTTTGAAGCGTGGGAAGTGTCAGGCTTTAGAGGTTTCCTCAggtggctgaggaggaggaagagcgaGGAtaagaggagcagggaggagctgAGCCCAGCAGACTGCTTCCAAGGAAGTCCTGTGAGTGGGATGCCCCTTATGGAGCAGATGGCCAAACCACTCCTGAATGCAAATCCTTCATCAGCCAGACATCTCACACCTGTAGCCATTAAA GTCCTGCACCCTGGGCTAGTTCACCAAGTCCAGATGGATTTGTTCCTCATGAAGATGGGTAGCCACATCATTGGACTTATCCCTGGATTCAAGTGGCTTAGTTTGACAGAGATCGTGGAGGAGTTTGAGAAGCTTATGATTCAGCAG ATTGACTTACGCTACGAAGCCAGAAATCTGGAGCGCTTCCGACAAAATTTTCTAGATGTCGATTTTGTAAAGTTTCCAAGTCCCCTTCGGCCTTTGGTAACGACTGATGTTCTAGTGGAAACATTTGAG GAGAGTGAGCCTATTTCGCACTACCTGCATGCAGAGATTGCCACAGAGCTGAGGCAGAGACTTGCAAAGATGGGCATGGACATGCTGCTAAAGATG GTCTTTGTTGACAACTTTGTCCATGCTGACCTGCACCCTGGGAACATCCTGGTTCAAGGCACGGCCCATGTCAGCACCAGCTGCAAGGAGCAGACAGCCATCGTGGACCTGTGTGACACGCTTGTGGTGGAAGTGCAGCCGCCTGTCAGGCGGCtctgcctggtgctgctggatgCGGGGATTGTGGCGGAGCTGCAGAGCGCTGACATGCAGAACTTCCGGGCAGTTTTCACGGCTGTGGTCCAGGGACAG GGGGAGAGAGTGGCAGAACTGATCCTTCATCACGCCCGTGCTAACCAGTGTCAGGATATCGAGCGATTCAAAGCCGAGATGGCGGAACTAGTCACCAAGGTCCGGGGGAACACCATTGCCCTAGGAAAG CTTCAGGTGGCAAATCTCCTCTCGAATGTCTTTAAACTATTGATGACCCATAAG